One Oryza brachyantha chromosome 3, ObraRS2, whole genome shotgun sequence DNA segment encodes these proteins:
- the LOC102708037 gene encoding ras-related protein RABF1 codes for MGCSSSVPARSTGGLNNINNDNSATDSKDLRAKLVLLGDSGVGKSCIVLRFVRGQFDPTSKVTVGASFLSQTLALEDSTIVKFEIWDTAGQERYAALAPLYYRGAAAAVVVYDITSPESFSKAQYWVKELQKHGTPDIIMVLVGNKADLHENRHVSSQEAQEYAEKNNMVFIETSAKTADNINQVFEEIAKRLPRPTAS; via the exons ATGGGTTGCTCCTCCTCCGTGCCAG CTCGAAGCACTGGAGGGTTGAACAATATTAACAACGATAACTCTGCTACTGATTCAAAGGACTTACGTGCTAAG CTGGTATTGCTTGGTGACTCCGGTGTAGGGAAAAGTTGCATTGTTCTTCGCTTTGTTCGTGGTCAGTTTGATCCCACATCCAAG GTAACTGTCGGTGCATCATTTTTATCACAAACATTGGCTTTGGAGGACTCAACAATagtgaaatttgaaatatggGATACTGCTGGACAAGAGAG GTATGCCGCCTTGGCACCTCTTTACTACAgaggagctgctgctgctgttgttgtcTACGACATAACTAGTCCAGAATCATTTAGCAAAGCACAATACTGGGTGAAG GAACTTCAAAAACATGGTACTCCTGATATAATCATGGTTTTGGTTGGTAATAAAGCTGATCTACATGAAAATCGACATGTATCTTCTCAG GAAGCACAAGAGTATGCAGAGAAGAATAATATGGTTTTTATTGAGACATCAGCAAAGACAGCTGATAACATAAACCAAGTATTTGAG GAAATTGCAAAGAGGTTGCCCAGGCCAACGGCGTCGTGA
- the LOC102708315 gene encoding heavy metal-associated isoprenylated plant protein 6, with the protein MGDEKAPKGAAEPVVLRMELHCAGCAQKVKKSIKHFAGVESIVADTATNTVVVAGTADAAALKARIEAKTKKPVEIVFAGGPKKAAAAAAEPKAVKDGGDGGEKKGDKDAQPKEEKGKKQPPEEKKPKEETVLLRIRLHCDGCADRIRRRIYKIKGVKEVVIDGNAKDEVKVSGTMDVPAMLTYLTEKLNRAVEAVAPGKKDGGGDDKKKDKGGDGGGDKKKDAAPATGDKKDKGKSVEVAGPSTAAAAASMAPAPAEASTYHVSPYGYGYVAYPQQQGPPPSYYQYYGGGNGDGLGYAYPNAGGGAYYHPHPNDVPNHQPPSYPPYPYHLDMSPAPQLFSDENPNACSVM; encoded by the exons ATGGGGGATGAGAAGGCTCCGAAgggcgccgccgagccggtGGTGCTGAGGATGGAGTTGCATTGCGCCGGCTGCGCGCAGAAGGTCAAGAAATCCATCAAGCACTTCGCCG GGGTGGAGTCGATTGTGGCGGACACGGCGACGAACACGGTCGTCGTGGCGGGGACGGCCGACGCGGCCGCGCTTAAGGCGAGGATCGAGGCGAAGACCAAGAAGCCCGTCGAGATCGTCTTCGCCGGCGGCCCTAagaaggccgccgccgccgccgcggagcccAAGGCCGTcaaggacggcggcgatggcggcgagaAGAAGGGGGACAAGGACGCCCAGCCGAAAGAGGAGAAGGGGAAGAAGCAACCgccggaggagaagaaacccAAAGAG GAGACGGTGCTGCTCAGGATCCGTCTCCACTGCGACGGCTGCGCCGACCGCATCAGACGACGCATCTACAAGATCAAAG GGGTGAAGGAAGTGGTAATAGACGGCAATGCCAAGGACGAGGTGAAGGTGTCGGGCACGATGGACGTGCCGGCCATGCTGACCTATCTCACCGAGAAACTCAACCGCGCCGTGGAGGCCGTGGCGCCCGGCAAgaaagacggcggcggcgacgacaagaagaaggacaagggcggtgacggcggcggcgacaagaAGAAAGACGCCGCGCCCGCCACCGGCGACAAGAAGGACAAAGGCAAGAGCGTCGAGGTCGCGGgcccgtccaccgccgccgccgcggcgtccatggcgccggcgccggccgaggcGAGCACGTACCACGTCTCGCCGTACGGCTACGGCTACGTCGCCTACCCGCAGCAGCAGGGCCCTCCCCCCAGCTACTACCAGTactacggcggcggcaatggcgacgGCTTGGGGTACGCCTACCCCaatgccggcggcggcgcctacTACCACCCCCACCCCAACGACGTCCCCAACCACCAGCCGCCGTCGTACCCGCCGTACCCCTACCACCTCGAcatgtcgccggcgccgcagctGTTCAGCGACGAGAACCCCAATGCCTGCTCCGTCATGTGA